A DNA window from Litorivicinus lipolyticus contains the following coding sequences:
- a CDS encoding TRAP transporter small permease, which translates to MTTLFNFVNVVTLRLAQAAIIGTLGIVSFEVIARYVFNSPTQSSLEITEYFLVAMGFLPLAAIAQTKGHVAVDLFTTRLSPIGQRFCHLSTLALTALFAAIVCWFGAEMVWHAYASETASSSLLAFPMWLAYLAIPLGFLALMFDCLRQIVATLRDEDT; encoded by the coding sequence ATGACCACTTTGTTTAACTTCGTCAACGTCGTCACATTGAGATTGGCCCAGGCTGCGATCATTGGCACGCTTGGCATCGTCAGTTTTGAAGTGATCGCCCGCTACGTATTCAACAGCCCAACCCAATCATCATTGGAAATCACTGAATACTTTTTGGTCGCCATGGGGTTCTTACCATTGGCCGCCATTGCCCAAACCAAAGGGCACGTCGCGGTCGACTTATTCACAACACGCTTGTCCCCCATTGGACAGCGGTTTTGCCACCTCAGCACTCTCGCCTTAACTGCCCTGTTCGCGGCCATCGTGTGCTGGTTTGGTGCCGAAATGGTGTGGCACGCGTATGCGTCAGAAACCGCCTCATCTTCGTTATTGGCCTTCCCGATGTGGTTGGCCTATTTAGCCATTCCGCTTGGATTTCTGGCCCTGATGTTTGATTGCTTGCGACAGATCGTCGCCACACTTCGTGACGAGGACACCTAA
- a CDS encoding GntR family transcriptional regulator translates to MGGLASLGLRARNMIEALIIDGAITTGEKVTERDLAERLGMSRAPIRDAIKDLLADGLLQRLSARSIVVRDLQLSEVGEIYEIRSMLEGRAAYLAATRLSADGLQGLTELHEQMCAASDRQMFSEYYQLNIQFHRAIHRASASPRLVSMIETVMKESLLFRSRGLVDAANLGESSAEHAMILRALNHQDPDLAGLLMDRHIRGGLARLRLT, encoded by the coding sequence ATGGGTGGGTTAGCGTCGCTCGGCTTGCGAGCGCGAAATATGATTGAAGCCTTGATTATTGATGGTGCGATTACCACAGGTGAAAAAGTCACTGAGCGGGACCTTGCTGAACGTTTGGGCATGTCGCGGGCGCCTATTCGCGATGCGATTAAAGACTTGTTAGCCGATGGCCTGCTTCAACGATTGAGCGCGCGCAGTATTGTGGTGCGCGACTTACAGCTCAGCGAGGTGGGTGAAATTTACGAAATACGTTCAATGTTGGAAGGCCGCGCCGCTTACTTGGCCGCCACTAGACTGTCCGCTGACGGGCTCCAGGGCTTGACCGAATTGCATGAGCAAATGTGTGCTGCATCGGATCGTCAGATGTTCAGCGAGTATTATCAGTTAAATATTCAGTTTCACCGCGCGATTCACCGCGCGTCTGCATCGCCCCGCTTGGTGTCCATGATAGAAACGGTGATGAAGGAGTCGCTGCTATTTCGAAGCCGAGGTCTGGTCGACGCCGCCAACTTAGGCGAGTCCAGCGCCGAGCACGCGATGATTTTGCGAGCACTTAACCATCAAGATCCTGACCTGGCTGGCCTGCTTATGGATCGTCATATTCGCGGCGGGCTTGCTCGTCTTCGTTTAACCTAG
- a CDS encoding glycoside hydrolase family 38 C-terminal domain-containing protein, producing MFVSTPTQRDTADAAAMFEVPAQRWVNLSDGTTGFALLNDCKYGYDARDRVLRLTLINIPAIIAAR from the coding sequence GTGTTCGTGTCCACGCCCACACAGCGCGACACTGCGGACGCCGCCGCCATGTTCGAGGTTCCGGCCCAGCGCTGGGTGAACCTGTCCGACGGCACCACTGGTTTTGCGCTGCTGAATGACTGCAAATATGGCTACGACGCCCGCGATAGGGTGCTGCGGCTAACGCTGATTAACATACCGGCGATCATCGCGGCGAGGTGA
- a CDS encoding alpha/beta fold hydrolase: MLKPLYFLPGRGARLNGRLGAELTARGYQVAGRSLHDGFESLDFQAQLSMIRDDLIAGHFEPSSIVVAHSYGSHLCLSSLMGLPPFPGTLALVSPAYRQIQVGFSTYRVPGARQLAKAIDQNSFPKPLGRVGVVSGNDDWQVPVQGVIALESALGAQITFVKSQHELPAADVQQLLNALNIKA; the protein is encoded by the coding sequence ATGTTGAAACCTCTCTATTTTTTACCCGGCCGTGGCGCACGCCTAAACGGTCGACTTGGCGCCGAACTGACCGCTCGGGGATATCAGGTCGCAGGCCGCTCACTGCACGACGGTTTTGAAAGCTTAGACTTTCAAGCGCAGCTGAGCATGATCCGAGATGACCTCATCGCAGGGCACTTCGAGCCCAGTTCGATCGTCGTCGCACACTCTTATGGCTCCCACCTTTGCCTATCTAGTTTGATGGGACTGCCACCGTTTCCCGGAACCTTGGCGCTGGTCAGTCCAGCCTATCGACAAATCCAGGTCGGGTTCTCGACCTACCGCGTGCCCGGAGCACGTCAATTAGCCAAAGCAATCGATCAAAACAGCTTTCCCAAGCCGCTCGGTCGAGTTGGTGTGGTCAGTGGCAACGATGATTGGCAAGTGCCGGTTCAGGGTGTAATCGCTTTAGAGAGCGCACTAGGGGCTCAGATAACCTTCGTGAAAAGCCAACATGAGCTACCGGCTGCAGATGTTCAGCAACTTCTAAACGCACTAAACATAAAGGCGTAA
- a CDS encoding serine hydrolase domain-containing protein: MRKILLVVIAVTFYSNQVLADHPPKKMMRNIKAFSQLSVTGKLDSFDVNYFAYGETPNGETTSIADKKFDKILADKMNLAAIIIRDGDIIYERYASKREIDSNTPLTGMSMSKTAISASIGALLCGGKIRTLDDPARDYSPFLANTPYSDVSIRNILQMNSGVSMLGRSDEKKFNQKARGVQKFSGKADVRDAIKFYTSAAREAGTKMNYHSSDSLALSVLVEDIVKKPLAQYFQKTLYSQFSESGFMQWTADKSGTTVSYSDLTMTARDWANFGQFLLKQKKSDTCLGKFFNEGVSKSLNTGKKNGSRYGYQSWVFDVHSQPTMVLQGHGGQFLVLDEKTNTVLLTISVNENYKAGNLFSNIGKIAELLPQ; encoded by the coding sequence TTGAGAAAAATTTTATTAGTGGTTATTGCTGTTACTTTTTATTCAAATCAAGTATTAGCTGACCACCCTCCTAAAAAGATGATGCGAAATATCAAGGCATTTTCTCAATTGAGTGTCACAGGAAAACTTGATTCTTTTGATGTGAATTATTTTGCATATGGAGAAACTCCTAACGGTGAAACGACCAGCATAGCCGATAAAAAATTTGATAAAATTCTCGCTGATAAGATGAATCTTGCTGCAATTATAATACGTGATGGCGACATTATTTATGAGCGTTACGCATCCAAACGAGAGATTGATAGCAATACCCCCCTGACGGGCATGTCAATGAGTAAGACTGCTATTTCAGCATCCATTGGTGCCTTGTTATGTGGCGGTAAAATCAGGACGCTAGACGACCCTGCTAGAGATTACTCACCTTTCTTGGCAAACACACCCTATTCAGATGTATCTATACGTAACATCCTTCAAATGAACAGTGGAGTTAGTATGTTAGGGCGTTCCGATGAGAAAAAATTCAACCAAAAAGCACGCGGCGTTCAAAAATTTTCAGGCAAAGCAGATGTAAGAGATGCGATTAAATTTTATACCTCTGCCGCAAGAGAAGCAGGAACAAAGATGAATTATCATTCATCGGACTCCTTGGCATTATCGGTCTTAGTAGAAGATATAGTAAAAAAACCACTAGCCCAGTATTTTCAGAAAACTCTCTACAGTCAATTTAGTGAAAGCGGCTTCATGCAATGGACTGCCGATAAATCTGGCACAACAGTCTCATATTCTGACCTTACAATGACAGCTAGAGACTGGGCAAATTTTGGACAATTTTTGCTGAAACAAAAGAAATCAGACACCTGCCTGGGAAAATTCTTTAATGAAGGCGTAAGCAAATCATTGAATACGGGCAAGAAAAATGGTTCAAGATATGGTTATCAATCTTGGGTTTTCGATGTACATAGCCAACCCACTATGGTTTTACAAGGACATGGGGGGCAATTCTTGGTTTTAGACGAAAAGACCAATACAGTTTTATTGACCATCTCTGTTAATGAAAATTACAAAGCTGGTAATTTATTCTCTAATATTGGGAAAATAGCAGAACTCTTGCCTCAGTGA
- a CDS encoding phosphoheptose isomerase family protein: MKTEQFGAFPALEDQSTEAGLAIIIRAQADALSRLAKQTQGLATVIDAAVTRLRGTHGRLVYVGAGASGRIAVQDGVELWPTLAVDRARALLAQSGGSVKVAACLNTGLSLSEVDSRLRLAQGRLAGIID, encoded by the coding sequence ATGAAAACCGAACAGTTTGGAGCGTTCCCGGCCCTGGAGGATCAGAGCACGGAGGCGGGGCTGGCGATTATTATTCGCGCCCAAGCGGACGCACTATCTCGGCTTGCTAAGCAAACACAGGGCTTGGCGACGGTGATCGACGCCGCAGTCACACGCTTGCGCGGGACCCATGGTCGATTGGTGTATGTCGGTGCTGGCGCATCCGGGCGCATCGCGGTTCAGGACGGTGTCGAGCTGTGGCCGACCTTGGCGGTTGATCGTGCGCGCGCACTGTTGGCCCAGTCCGGCGGGTCAGTCAAAGTCGCCGCCTGCTTAAACACGGGGCTGTCTCTGAGCGAGGTGGATAGCCGTCTGCGGTTAGCGCAGGGGCGACTGGCCGGCATTATTGATTAG
- a CDS encoding adenylate/guanylate cyclase domain-containing protein translates to MALLTTIAIAATWLTPALPAILCLVGLGLGHIIARLVAHTALPVATTALALVIAVLTVSATPALSLASYAAAALLLSTLTQRPWAWALLGASLSAMLAVLIVRPPPSVTLEWHTWIALGITALLTLVGLAQRYDSRARLAQAIDRERSSGAKSSAMIREFSAYLPLQATRALKSGKTRTQILHRRRNLVVFFSDIHEFTDRIEEMEPEDAADFLNEYLTDMCRIAQEHGGLVDKFIGDALMITFGDDADSTPLDNAHNCVQMALAMQRHIRVLSEHWSDRSRQSVLKVRMGISAGYCTTGNFGSPERMEYTAIGKQVNLAARLEAMAEPGQILCSYPVWKLLHDRVFFEPAGEIDVKGFARPVSVYAAQGAASAPAVGITGATNAAPGPRKTPSTGTD, encoded by the coding sequence ATGGCACTGCTGACGACGATCGCGATTGCGGCCACTTGGCTGACGCCGGCTTTGCCCGCTATTTTGTGCCTTGTCGGGCTGGGTCTGGGCCACATCATTGCACGATTGGTAGCTCACACCGCGCTGCCCGTCGCCACGACAGCCCTCGCATTGGTCATCGCTGTGCTAACCGTCAGCGCCACACCGGCACTGTCATTGGCAAGCTACGCCGCAGCCGCTTTGTTGCTCAGCACCCTCACTCAACGCCCTTGGGCCTGGGCCTTATTGGGCGCCAGTCTATCCGCCATGCTGGCGGTGCTGATAGTGCGGCCGCCGCCCAGCGTCACCCTGGAATGGCACACCTGGATAGCACTGGGCATAACCGCCCTACTCACACTGGTTGGCCTTGCCCAACGCTACGATTCACGTGCCCGGTTGGCCCAAGCCATTGATCGAGAGCGCAGCAGCGGCGCCAAATCCAGCGCCATGATCCGCGAGTTTTCCGCTTACCTGCCCCTGCAGGCCACCCGCGCACTGAAATCCGGCAAAACCCGCACCCAAATCCTGCACCGCCGGCGCAACCTGGTGGTGTTTTTTTCTGACATCCATGAATTCACCGATCGCATCGAAGAAATGGAACCGGAAGACGCCGCTGACTTTTTAAACGAGTACCTCACGGACATGTGTCGCATCGCCCAGGAGCACGGCGGGCTGGTCGACAAATTCATTGGTGACGCACTGATGATTACCTTTGGCGACGACGCCGACAGCACGCCGCTGGACAACGCGCATAACTGCGTCCAAATGGCGCTGGCAATGCAGCGTCACATCCGAGTGCTATCCGAACACTGGTCCGATCGTTCGCGTCAATCTGTGCTGAAAGTGCGCATGGGCATCAGCGCCGGCTATTGCACCACCGGAAACTTCGGATCACCCGAGCGCATGGAATACACCGCGATTGGCAAACAGGTCAACCTGGCCGCCCGCCTGGAAGCGATGGCCGAGCCGGGCCAAATTCTGTGCAGCTACCCCGTCTGGAAGTTACTCCACGACCGGGTGTTTTTTGAGCCGGCTGGCGAAATTGACGTCAAGGGCTTCGCCCGCCCAGTTAGTGTCTATGCTGCCCAAGGCGCGGCTAGCGCACCGGCGGTCGGGATTACTGGCGCGACAAACGCCGCGCCGGGGCCTCGCAAAACGCCGTCGACCGGTACGGATTGA
- a CDS encoding TRAP transporter large permease: MDSTTISILVIATLFSLMAIGAPVFVSLGLASVVGIVLLQGVEALSAIPGVMYDRMATFTLVAVPLFILMGEIIFASGLGSDIYRAIRISLYRIRGSLAVASVFACAVFGAMCGVSMAGAATIGKFAIPEMLKAGYSKSIATGVVASAGSLALLIPPSVGLILYGLVAGESVGYLFIAGVIPGIIISVMMMAYLLILGYVKPELMPAVTREELETEEGDNPWIVTIPALLLVFAVLGSIYFGIATPSESAAVGCFGAMLIAIYKGNLNWDTLQTIVRDTTRTTGMILAILASALVFGYLLTRLRLPQDLVAWIVEQGFSQYSVLIAIFCLLIIMGMFMDVVSVILIATPLLLPIIKEFSYDPIWFGIVMAIVTEMAVITPPVGLNLFVIQGISPGNTSIMTVARGSFPFFLILVAAVVLFTAFPGLVLWLPFG, from the coding sequence ATGGACTCCACCACAATCTCGATACTGGTTATCGCAACCCTGTTCAGCTTGATGGCGATTGGCGCGCCCGTGTTTGTATCGCTGGGCTTGGCTAGTGTTGTCGGTATCGTACTGCTCCAAGGGGTCGAGGCCCTGTCAGCGATACCCGGTGTCATGTACGACCGTATGGCCACTTTTACACTGGTCGCGGTTCCGCTGTTTATTTTGATGGGCGAAATTATCTTTGCTTCCGGACTGGGCTCTGATATCTACCGCGCCATTCGGATTAGTTTGTATCGGATACGCGGATCTCTAGCCGTGGCCAGTGTCTTCGCCTGTGCTGTTTTCGGCGCCATGTGCGGCGTCTCTATGGCCGGCGCGGCCACCATCGGAAAGTTCGCGATTCCTGAAATGTTAAAAGCCGGCTACAGCAAGTCCATTGCGACCGGAGTGGTCGCCTCGGCTGGCAGCTTGGCGCTATTGATACCACCGAGCGTCGGATTGATTCTGTATGGTTTGGTGGCTGGCGAGTCGGTTGGCTACCTGTTTATTGCCGGTGTGATCCCCGGCATCATCATTTCGGTGATGATGATGGCTTACCTGCTGATCCTGGGGTACGTGAAACCTGAGTTGATGCCCGCGGTGACGCGTGAAGAGCTGGAAACTGAGGAAGGTGACAATCCTTGGATTGTCACCATACCGGCACTGTTGCTGGTATTTGCCGTGCTCGGTTCAATCTACTTTGGCATCGCCACACCCAGTGAATCCGCGGCGGTGGGTTGCTTTGGCGCCATGCTGATTGCCATCTACAAAGGCAACTTGAACTGGGATACCTTGCAAACCATTGTCCGGGACACCACCCGAACAACCGGTATGATCCTCGCCATCCTGGCCAGTGCACTCGTGTTTGGCTACCTGCTGACGCGGCTGCGCCTTCCGCAAGACCTGGTGGCTTGGATTGTTGAGCAGGGCTTCAGCCAGTACAGCGTGTTGATCGCGATTTTTTGTCTGCTGATCATCATGGGCATGTTTATGGATGTGGTCTCGGTCATCCTGATTGCTACCCCACTGCTGTTACCGATCATCAAGGAATTCAGCTACGACCCAATCTGGTTCGGCATTGTCATGGCCATTGTCACTGAAATGGCGGTCATTACGCCGCCCGTCGGCCTCAACTTATTCGTCATCCAAGGCATATCACCCGGCAACACCTCCATCATGACCGTGGCCCGAGGCTCGTTTCCGTTCTTTTTGATACTGGTGGCCGCGGTCGTTCTTTTCACTGCATTCCCAGGCCTTGTGCTTTGGTTGCCCTTTGGATAG
- a CDS encoding glycosyl hydrolase-related protein has translation MIDHGHRLSDSAVSLDRALPDLGERPSWTTSAGVTVATVKWAEDGNGLIVRAFEAYGQAGTLTLRHSAVACDL, from the coding sequence GTGATCGATCATGGCCACCGGTTGAGTGACTCGGCGGTTAGCCTGGATCGCGCGTTGCCGGACCTTGGCGAGCGGCCAAGCTGGACGACTAGCGCCGGCGTCACCGTGGCGACGGTGAAATGGGCGGAGGACGGTAACGGCCTAATAGTTCGGGCATTCGAGGCCTATGGACAGGCCGGCACCCTGACGCTGCGCCACTCAGCCGTTGCCTGTGACCTGTGA
- a CDS encoding nitroreductase family protein: MIETLLSRTSVPKLMAPAPSPEQLEQIIQAAARAADHGRLRPWRFIVIEGLGLDSFGQLMVDSQRENNEVDDEFAAKLAKKPHRAPMIVAVVCSPKEHPKVPEIEQIISAGAAAQLMVTAAHAIGLGAMWRSGSLMFTETMARGLGLNDAESLVGLVYLGTAAGKSPRPQPLDSANYVSYYTG, encoded by the coding sequence ATGATTGAAACCTTACTAAGTCGAACTTCGGTGCCCAAGCTGATGGCGCCTGCACCCTCGCCTGAACAGTTAGAGCAGATTATTCAAGCCGCCGCGCGTGCCGCCGACCATGGTCGCCTTCGGCCGTGGCGGTTCATCGTCATTGAGGGGCTGGGGCTGGACAGTTTTGGTCAGCTGATGGTCGATTCCCAACGCGAAAACAACGAGGTCGATGATGAGTTCGCGGCCAAATTAGCCAAGAAGCCCCACCGCGCGCCGATGATTGTAGCGGTGGTGTGCTCGCCAAAGGAGCACCCTAAGGTGCCCGAGATCGAGCAAATCATCAGTGCTGGGGCGGCCGCGCAGTTAATGGTCACGGCAGCGCACGCCATCGGGTTGGGCGCTATGTGGCGCAGCGGTAGCTTGATGTTCACCGAAACCATGGCGCGCGGACTGGGCCTGAATGACGCCGAGTCGTTGGTAGGGCTGGTTTATTTGGGCACGGCCGCCGGCAAGTCGCCGCGCCCGCAACCCTTGGATAGCGCGAATTATGTGTCCTATTATACCGGATAG
- a CDS encoding CaiB/BaiF CoA transferase family protein — translation MTDTHAQGPLNGVRVLELGSLIAGPYAGGLLAQFGAEVIKIEPPGIGDPLRKWRKMDGDTSLWWYAQSRNKKSITLNLKDPDAQATVRELAKSADIVVENFRPGTLERWSIGWEDLSQVNRKLVMLRVSGYGQTGPAAQKPGFAAIAEAIGGLRYLIGYPDRAPVRTGVSIGDTLASLYGVVGVLIALRHAEQSGEGQVVDVSLVESVLAVTESLVPEYGADQTVRERTGSRLPGIAPSNTYPTRDQRYLVIAANGDSIFQRLMTAIGRSDVAADPRFQHNDGRAAGADELDQVLGAWSASIDLVDALSVLESASVPASGINSVAEVFTDPQLKARGAIEHHQLASGLDLYVPAVVPRLTKTPGSTRWLGPNLGAHNAEIMSEMGIDEPTRRKISGQGE, via the coding sequence ATGACCGACACTCATGCCCAGGGCCCACTGAATGGCGTCCGCGTGCTGGAGCTAGGCTCTCTCATTGCAGGCCCCTATGCCGGGGGACTGCTAGCGCAGTTCGGTGCGGAGGTCATCAAGATTGAGCCGCCAGGGATCGGCGATCCGCTGCGAAAGTGGCGCAAAATGGACGGTGACACATCGCTTTGGTGGTACGCGCAAAGCCGAAACAAAAAGTCCATTACCCTGAACCTAAAGGACCCCGACGCCCAAGCTACGGTGCGCGAACTGGCGAAAAGCGCCGATATTGTCGTTGAAAACTTTCGCCCCGGAACCTTAGAGCGCTGGTCAATCGGTTGGGAAGACCTATCCCAGGTCAATCGCAAACTGGTGATGCTACGAGTCTCAGGCTATGGACAGACTGGCCCGGCCGCACAAAAGCCTGGATTTGCAGCGATTGCCGAGGCCATTGGCGGACTCCGCTATCTGATTGGCTATCCCGACCGCGCGCCCGTCCGCACCGGTGTCAGCATTGGCGATACGCTGGCCTCACTTTATGGCGTGGTCGGCGTGCTGATCGCGCTGCGCCACGCCGAACAAAGTGGCGAAGGCCAGGTGGTAGACGTTTCCTTGGTAGAGTCGGTGCTGGCAGTGACCGAAAGCTTAGTGCCGGAATACGGTGCCGACCAAACCGTCCGCGAACGCACGGGTTCGCGGCTCCCTGGCATCGCCCCATCAAACACCTACCCAACCCGCGATCAGCGTTACCTCGTTATTGCGGCCAACGGTGACAGTATTTTCCAACGTCTGATGACCGCCATCGGTCGCAGCGACGTGGCCGCCGACCCGCGCTTTCAGCACAACGACGGTCGTGCTGCCGGCGCTGATGAACTGGATCAAGTGCTGGGCGCTTGGTCGGCATCGATCGATCTGGTGGATGCACTCTCGGTACTCGAATCGGCCTCGGTACCGGCCTCAGGTATTAACTCAGTGGCCGAGGTGTTCACCGACCCCCAGCTCAAAGCACGCGGCGCAATCGAACACCATCAACTGGCCTCCGGGCTGGATCTGTATGTTCCAGCGGTGGTCCCGCGCCTGACTAAAACGCCTGGATCGACACGCTGGCTTGGACCCAACTTGGGTGCGCACAACGCCGAGATCATGTCGGAAATGGGCATCGATGAACCGACCCGTCGCAAGATCAGCGGCCAAGGTGAATAA
- a CDS encoding hydroxymethylglutaryl-CoA lyase, protein MSFVQPPPHPIQLQEVGMRDGLQSAGQFVNTDDKVRIINQLSGLGFAKIEVTSFVSPTAVPLLADAEAVLAQIDRAHNVDYVALVPNRRGLERALATDLDEINVVMSVSEAHNLANLRMTRKQSFEQFGSIMADAGHLRVNATLATAFGCPFNGATEVKEVMDWVQRYLDRGVSSITIADTIGVATPNQVYELCARLRALAPALEITLHLHNTRGLGVANAYAAIAAGIHRFDASLGGIGGCPYAPGATGNICSEDLAHALLRDGFSCPIDLAGLINTTKALEAILGQRFPGLVKESGPRETTHPLADAPNQ, encoded by the coding sequence ATGAGTTTCGTTCAACCGCCGCCCCACCCCATTCAGCTCCAGGAAGTCGGCATGCGCGATGGCCTGCAAAGTGCCGGCCAGTTTGTCAACACGGACGATAAAGTTCGCATCATTAACCAGCTTTCGGGTCTTGGTTTTGCGAAAATTGAGGTCACCTCATTTGTGTCGCCAACTGCCGTGCCGCTGTTAGCCGATGCCGAAGCTGTGCTGGCGCAAATAGACCGCGCCCACAACGTTGACTACGTGGCGCTGGTGCCAAACCGTCGCGGGCTCGAGCGGGCACTGGCGACCGACCTGGATGAAATCAATGTCGTGATGTCCGTTAGCGAGGCCCACAATCTCGCCAATCTGAGAATGACGCGGAAACAATCGTTTGAACAGTTCGGCTCAATCATGGCTGACGCCGGGCACCTGCGGGTTAACGCGACCCTCGCCACTGCATTTGGTTGCCCGTTCAACGGCGCAACCGAGGTCAAAGAGGTGATGGACTGGGTCCAGCGCTATCTGGATCGCGGAGTCAGCTCGATCACGATCGCGGACACGATTGGCGTGGCCACCCCCAATCAAGTCTACGAGTTATGTGCGCGGCTACGTGCGCTGGCCCCAGCACTTGAAATCACCCTGCACTTGCACAACACCCGAGGGCTGGGTGTGGCCAATGCTTATGCCGCAATTGCCGCCGGAATCCATCGCTTTGACGCCTCACTTGGGGGTATCGGTGGCTGCCCATATGCGCCGGGCGCAACAGGAAACATTTGCAGCGAGGACCTCGCACACGCTCTTCTGCGTGATGGCTTTTCCTGTCCGATCGACTTGGCGGGACTCATCAACACGACCAAAGCGCTCGAAGCCATCTTGGGGCAACGTTTTCCCGGGCTGGTCAAGGAATCGGGGCCGCGCGAAACCACACACCCGCTGGCCGACGCGCCTAATCAATAA
- a CDS encoding TRAP transporter substrate-binding protein, whose protein sequence is MIKPLKFSALAGVLAITMAGGVHAAPDHKLTFSTYWPTSYNYLIDPIFTFAEVVKERTGGRVEIEIFHSQQLFGGKEEFAALERGDIDMSAPMDTYNTGAIPELGIASMPFLWPSPRAMQTSLDAGLWDLGVSQAMEKRGVKVLNVAAGGPYQIYGNGFEIKQPSDLQGKKIAVSGTAASRAMELIGAAPTSMSSGDLYVALQRGTIDATSRPLITGIGRKLYEVLDNITVVNMSYFATALAINIDSWNKLPADIQAIMEEAANERGQQQLMLLEEYMADAKSLFEENNVNYHVATPAELASFKQAVDPVYDWWRAQVPEANAYIDFAQNNQ, encoded by the coding sequence ATGATTAAGCCCTTAAAATTTAGCGCCCTCGCTGGCGTTTTAGCCATAACGATGGCCGGTGGCGTTCATGCAGCACCCGACCACAAGCTAACATTTTCAACCTACTGGCCAACCTCGTACAACTATTTGATTGACCCGATTTTCACCTTCGCAGAAGTCGTCAAAGAGCGGACCGGCGGCCGTGTTGAAATCGAGATATTCCATTCCCAGCAATTATTTGGCGGCAAGGAAGAGTTCGCCGCGCTTGAACGCGGCGATATTGACATGTCCGCGCCGATGGACACCTACAACACTGGCGCAATACCGGAATTAGGTATCGCCAGCATGCCCTTCTTATGGCCAAGCCCCCGTGCCATGCAAACCAGTCTGGATGCTGGGTTATGGGATCTGGGTGTTTCACAAGCGATGGAAAAGCGTGGCGTCAAAGTACTCAATGTCGCCGCCGGCGGCCCATACCAAATCTACGGCAATGGGTTTGAAATCAAGCAGCCGTCTGACTTACAGGGCAAAAAAATTGCCGTCAGCGGGACTGCCGCAAGCCGTGCGATGGAACTGATCGGCGCAGCGCCAACGTCGATGAGCTCAGGGGACCTATACGTTGCCCTTCAACGTGGCACGATCGATGCAACTTCGCGCCCGCTGATCACCGGTATCGGTCGCAAACTCTACGAAGTGCTCGACAACATCACCGTCGTCAACATGTCGTATTTCGCCACCGCGCTGGCCATTAACATCGACAGCTGGAACAAGCTGCCGGCGGATATTCAAGCCATCATGGAAGAGGCCGCAAATGAGCGAGGACAGCAGCAACTAATGCTGTTGGAAGAATACATGGCCGACGCGAAAAGCCTGTTTGAGGAAAACAACGTCAACTATCACGTCGCAACGCCGGCAGAGCTAGCCTCGTTTAAGCAAGCTGTTGACCCTGTCTATGACTGGTGGCGCGCGCAGGTCCCAGAAGCCAACGCCTACATCGACTTCGCTCAAAACAACCAATAA